The following proteins are encoded in a genomic region of Hydra vulgaris chromosome 05, alternate assembly HydraT2T_AEP:
- the LOC136080111 gene encoding uncharacterized protein LOC136080111, whose amino-acid sequence MKKWRDILKLIVDAILFCAKNNLALRGSTEVIGEQNSGIFLNLIELISHYYPLVAEHVASVKAKKTKTSYFSPRIQNELIELLGQKVRNEILSNVREAKYYSVLFDCTPDASHKEQMTKIIRYVHITAETCTIEESFVDFIESHEKTGKNLAAEITKKLEKDGLSISDCRGQGYDNGANMSGKYNGVQAHIHSLNEFARFVPFAAHTLNLVGVHAAEVSPLMITFFGKVQAIFNFFSSSTLR is encoded by the coding sequence ATGAAAAAGTGGAGAGATATCTTGAAATTGATTGTTGATGCAATTTTGTTCTGTGCCAAGAACAATCTTGCCCTTCGGGGTTCAACAGAAGTAATTGGAGAGCAAAACAGTGGCATCTTTCTTAACTTAATTGAGCTGATAAGCCATTATTATCCTTTAGTGGCTGAACACGTTGCATCCGTTAAGGCAAAGAAAACCAAAACATCCTACTTTTCTCCTCGAATTCAAAATGAGCTGATTGAATTACTTGGGCAGAAAGTCAGGAATGAAATTTTGTCAAATGTCAGAGAAGCTAAATACTACTCTGTTTTGTTTGACTGCACTCCAGATGCCTCCCACAAAGAGCAGATGACCAAAATAATCAGGTATGTCCACATCACTGCGGAAACCTGTACAATTGAGGAAAGCTTTGTGGACTTCATTGAATCTCACGAAAAAACTGGAAAGAACCTTGCAGCTGAAATCACCAAAAAACTGGAGAAGGATGGCCTGAGCATTTCTGATTGTCGGGGCCAAGGTTACGACAATGGAGCCAATATGTCTGGAAAATATAATGGCGTCCAAGCTCACATCCATTCTCTAAATGAGTTTGCAAGATTTGTTCCATTTGCAGCTCACACTTTAAACCTTGTTGGTGTCCATGCTGCTGAAGTTTCTCCACTCATGATTACATTCTTTGGAAAAGTTCAAGCcatctttaactttttctcaAGTTCTACCTTAAGATAG